From Anopheles arabiensis isolate DONGOLA chromosome 3, AaraD3, whole genome shotgun sequence, a single genomic window includes:
- the LOC120901292 gene encoding zwei Ig domain protein zig-8-like, which translates to MAALRSQYGINIFFLFIVHLNHGITKSLQTFSEEQFLLELSDDRSSSPVTRPPIRNRTPPYLGNLHLGFHQHQYQHHQHPETSENEIYDSDESNLRRTPLDRGPHFDLSASKNITALVGKTAYLNCRVKNIGNKTVSWVRHRDIHLLTVGRFTYTSDQRFQAVHNPQIDDWSLQIRYPQKRDTGVYECQISTTPPVGHSMFLAVVEPITTIVGVPDLYINTGSTVNLTCIVRNSPEPPSTIFWTHNNQEINYDSPRGGVSVITEKGEMTTSYLLIQRARTTDSGKYVCSPSNANPSTINVHILNGTVRPPYSLTASRAMTNTTVFARYWKHFRQYLSGLPLLGYPLKRLALPPSQWSLPLSLMVPSIASTAFFLKIHAWTNNCR; encoded by the exons GCATTACAAAGTCACTGCAGACCTTTTCGGAGGAACAATTCTTACTGGAGCTGAGTGATGATCGCAGCAGTTCACCGGTAACGCGTCCTCCGATACGCAACCGGACACCGCCGTACCTTGGCAATCTGCACCTTGGCTTTCACCAGCACCAGtaccagcaccatcagcatccGGAGACGAGTGAGAACGAAATTTACGACTCGGACGAGAGTAATCTGCGGCGGACGCCGCTCGACCGTGGGCCACACTTTGATTTGTCTGCCTCGAAGAACATTACAGCGCTGGTCGGGAAGACGGCCTATCTCAACTGCCGGGTGAAGAACATCGGCAATAAAACG GTGTCCTGGGTGCGGCATCGTGACATTCATCTGTTAACCGTAGGTAGATTCACCTATACGTCTGACCAACGTTTCCAGGCTGTACATAATCCCCAGATAGACGACTGGTCGCTACAA ATTAGATACCCCCAGAAGCGGGACACGGGCGTGTACGAGTGTCAGATCTCCACTACGCCACCGGTCGGGCACTCAATGTTCCTCGCCGTCGTAG AGCCCATCACCACGATCGTTGGTGTGCCGGATCTGTACATCAACACGGGCTCAACTGTAAATTTAACCTGCATAGTGCGAAACTCGCCCGAGCCTCCTTCAACCATCTTTTGGACCCACAACAATCAG gaGATCAACTACGATTCACCCCGGGGCGGAGTGTCGGTCATAACGGAGAAGGGTGAAATGACGACATCGTACCTGCTAATACAGCGCGCCCGCACCACGGACAGCGGGAAGTACGTATGCTCCCCATCGAATGCCAATCCTTCCACGATCAACGTGCACATCCTGAATGGTACCGTGCGACCGCCCTACTCGCTAACCGCGTCCAGGGCAATGACAAATACGACAGTGTTCGCCCGATACTGGAAACATTTCAGACAGTATTTGTCAGGGCTAccattgt TGGGCTACCCGCTTAAGCGGTTAGCATTGCCGCCCAGCCAGTGGAGTTTGCCGCTGAGCTTAATGGTGCCCAGTATTGCATCAACAGCATTTTTCCTGAAAATACACGCGTGGACCAACAACTGTCGGTGA